The DNA window taggtacttttagatttaacccctaaattttcattttacgcaattaagccattttctttaatcggtcacttaaacaacaaaattaaaacatgaaaatttcactcaatcaaattcacacatagtaaacacataaaataatattaaagtatttttttgactcgaatttgtggtcctaaaactactatgtccgattagggtcGAAATCAGACTGTTACAGTATATTCGAAATATGGTCACAAGACTGTGTCGTAGGCTATGTAAAACCTGCATCTAAAATAATATTGACACACGGCTATTTGgggtgaccgtgtgtggcacatgatcatgtgacagcccatgtcctaggccgtgtgcatCATAAGTTGCCCCTAAAACAAGCCAAATCAAGCACCAATTCTTGCACACCATGACACACCATTCTCACatgcattcatatgactaaaacacattcaaacacgCTTTAAAACTTACCAAATAAACTATCCTATAAACCTAACCAATATTTCATCAAAAGGCATCAgaattcatatatcaaaatcaatcCAACCAACATCTCAAGTTCATTCATTAAACACAAATCAAACATACTAAAGCCATTTCAAacatacatatcattcaaccatgattTACCTACCATCACATGGGCATGCATAAGTGTTCCACAACCCAcctatttacattattatttacaaaCCATTAATTAGAAAAAACATACATAAGCTTGGAACcactcaaacataccaaattgttAAGTTAACAATCAagccctattacatgccatttataaccttaaACTAAAGtaaccaaaaactaccaaaatgatgattggatagtgtgatcataCTTCGACATGATTCCAACCGATCAAGCTTTTTAATGATCTATAAGACAGAGaaaaataactatgtaagcaactTGTGCTTAGTAACCTTGTATAAAGGAAACTTAAACTTAACGAACATAAAACGATTAAACTATTCAACATGGCTCATTAGTTCATGTGGATATTTTTCTTTCCTGCCCACAACACTTCACATAGTTAGTAGATATATTTAAGAATATATCAACCTATGAAACATGACACATATCATGAAAATGATTTCAATATATAAACCATCTATTGCATATTCCATTTGTTACCTtttcaatccaattacacatattACATTTTTCATTCCATATTCTCAATAACATAGCTCATTTCATATACGTACATTTTCATTTTAAACCttaattacccgttgaaccaaattgaataacattggatactcgggaaatgCTCGTACAAAATGTGCATTTACATGTAACTATAACCGTATCTAtaatgctcacatgagttgtgaaatgagcctgctcacacgagctgtgggttgggatgttagctacacgatgctatgGAGAAtacgcaacaaatgtaggacctcagccatcagtaggacatccatgaccagcacccgaaaccgtataatccctaatgacatgccatttgtatcctaagtattcacaaggttcaaacgggaacaaTGTACATATtcaaatcctttaatttcattacATTATACCAATTCAAACATACTTACATGAAATGTACATTTTTCAATTGtaacattcaatttaactaaCATTATGATTTAATCCAAAATACCAAAATATCGAATAACTATTAATCTAATCTAAACATAgtataatatttatcaaaactACATTAAAAACATCAATTAACAAATTGAAATCCttatacgaacttatctcgacaAAAACAGTCGTAAAAATGAAGTCGACGACTAATCCGAttctttagcttttcctcgatttggATTTATTTAGTTTGTTTcttgatttaatttataattttcattcaattaaaccattaaaataacttaatataattaattcaacttataacccttatcaattggaatttataaaattacccccaatattttaccttttatacaatttagtctctaaacctgaaacttgtaatttaaccaattttaattaaattttatgttagcCAGTTTTCCCTTAGTCttataacaacccatattttttctcatttcacacaatttatattgaattttactatttcaataatttaatccctaaacattaaaatcattcaaaaatcacttaacaaaatacatatatttagacttttaacagttttacaaattaaccccaggctaactaaattaagctaaaatgattacaaaagcataaaaaattattaaaaacaggtgCAAATAAACTTACATGCCTGAAAATTAGCTTAGCCAAACCTTGGTGGTTAATAACCATGGATTTTTTGATGGGGAGAAACCAAATGAACAAGATGATGTCtttcattttatgtttttatttatttaattatttaatttaccattataaccttGTAATTTAACTAATTTCTCAACTTTACACCTTTAAACTGTCTACTAATAATAAACAAGGTATATTTACCTTTTAAAACCCTTAATTCATGGTTCTTTAGTCATTTAGTACAATTAAActaatagtgattgacttttgtagcttttacaatttaatctttttcaattaattaactatctaaacgttaaaatttctaaaccaaacttcaatatacttatataatcgcttcgtaaatatttaataaaaatatttattactcGATTTATAGGAACGAGGTCCcaaaacctcattttctaaaaccacttgactttagggacaagCCTCTTGAACTTAATtgttcattcaaataacataaattattaaatcaaaatttattataatactatatttgactcgtaaatattaaataataatttttcaagaATTCACACGTCGGATTTGTGGCCTCGAagccactattttcgacaccactaaaaaacgggttgttacaactacGCAATATTGACACATACAAAACTAGCAAATGTTAATGCACTATGACTTGGAATATTTTCTTTCCAAGCTTACCTTTGATTTAAAGCTCTTTTCTACTTTTTGCATTCCTCCACTTACAATGCTTTTAACTCTCACATTGCTTTTATGCACTCaacatttctcttttttttttataactcTACTTAGCAAGGTTCTATATGTACTATATTGCATAgtctcttctttttcctttttatcccACATGAAGCCACTGTAACACCTCTGCCTAACCCTCAATGTCCATGGCTCGATGTACATTATATAGTGCATTTTAGCATTAGAAACAATGAATGATTGAGTTCTCAACTCATTTAGGCTCAAGGCTTCAAGATTTAAGGCTTATCAAGAAAAGGGTACTTAAGGCTCAAAGTACGAAAACTAATGGTATATAGCAAAAGGTAAGGCTTTTAGGCTCCAGGCTAAGTAAACAATGTCTAAGGTATTTTTCGAAATATTCACAAAACACAACTTCTATCATGCATACATTTATTCAAATGaacaattaaaaattcaattgatttatttaaaaGTATCCACACACTTCATTCATCATATGACAGATTTTGTACATTTTCATTAACGGTTATTGATATCTtccttaaatatctcaaaatcatcatcatgcTTAAAAGATCTTGACATCTTCCTTAAAATCTCAAGAAAAGGTCCAGTTGAAAAGATCTTGACATCTtcctagaggtgatcatgggttggattACCCGGCCCGGCCTGACGGCCTACTCGTaaaatgggagggttcgggtaaaaatataggcccgaaatatgggtttaggCAAAAAAAGAAGCTCGTTTAGAAAACAGGCCGGTcctcgggtaaaacttttttggccaGGGTCGGGCCGAGTtcgggcttagcaattttctttcgggctgggcttggacaaattttttgaACCATATTTCGGGCTGGGCCAGTCTCAGGCCTAGAAACGGGCCTAAAATTCTTTCTGGGCCTGGCCCGAACCCAGTCTGGcctggcccatgatcacctctacatCTTCTTTAAAGATAtcaaaatcatcatcatccaACAATATTCTCTCAAGCCCTATTTTCTGCTCCGTATTTGCAAGAAGTTTACCCTTGAACGACTCCATATAAGGAATTTTATCCTCTATTATAGCATCTCCAAGATCCAAACTATCTaaatccttatttcaagccttCTTCGTTACCCACTCAGTTCAGATGAAATCAGAGACCTAAGCCATTCAAGTTGTTGTGTAGAGTAGGGGTGGGCGTTTGATCGAATCGAGTTGacaagtcctattttatcatcttaactcgaatttaaattttttcaaattgaggcgagtgaaatgaaatttaagtcaagtcgaatcgagtgaaattgttttagttaaattaaaaaattaaacatgtcaaattaaaatattattacagtgtaactaattccatgttagaacACTTAACTTTGAAaccatataaatttaaaaatttttttaaagcaaaataaaaaatactttaatatCATAAACTTAAATCACAAGTTAACTTTTTAAgttctaaaattattatttcagaaaatttttaaaattttaactttttttactcattcttaaaaataaatatttttaatttttaatttttgttaaaagagattaatttactaattttgataaatttgaacTAATTTTGCTTTAGGGGCAAAAGAAATTTAATTGAAGGTGATTAAATAAGGGCGTTTTAGGAATATCCAATTAGAGAAAAAAAGCTCATGATAAGACGTAAACTGTACCAGAAACTGTTCTTGCCAGAAACTGTTCATGTAGCCAGCCCAGTTTCTGCCATTTTTGTACATTTTATTTCAAGCACACGCTACTTACATTTCCAGCAACTCACTCCTTCTTCTCCAACATTTTCCCAGCTTTTCTCCCTTTCCAAAcaagattttagggatttgatttTCCACTGAAATTTCAAGTCCCTCCCTCACCATCTGTCCTTTACGTCTCTCATTTCGAAGTTCATACCCTCCTCACGTACGTGTTAATTTAAGgttattgtaacttttttttttgttttttgtcgAGTTTCGTTCTTTTGGGTTGTTTATGTGGTTTTGTTTGTCGTGAAGAAAACTAAAGGAAAATGAGTACGGGATTTTAGGTTCTTGGAACTCTAGAAAGCAAATGGAAAACTCTATGGTTTTCTAATTTAACATTTGATTTGCTATATGTTATCACTATTTTAAGGCGAATACTGTGAGAATCTGCTTGAGTTTCACTTGATAGTTTTGTTATTTACTTCTTGCTCATGGACCTATAAAGAAAGTGCATTTGTATTCAAAAGTAACTATTTCTTttagttattaaaaaaaaactgatctttttttcttttctgaaatAAAAAATAGGTGATTTTATTTGGTATGAGATgaacttcttttattttcactACTTTCTCATTTTCAATCAACCAAAACAACCAGCAGTATGCTTTAACACTCGAGTTTTATCGGATGTCCCCCATGGGACTTAACGCTCAAGTTTTAGATatgacttgtttatttatttctttacatGTATTTCGCTGCAGGTTTCGCCCCTTCTTATTTTTCAGATAAGCAAATGTCATCCTCTGACGAAGAAGGTGAGTTTACTCCAGAAATTCACGTCTCAGAATATGTTTTTGTTGATCAAAACGGTGAGCCAATTTCATTTTCTGTCTTGCCTCTCCAATGGAATGAAAATGAGGTCATTGGCAACAGTAAAGCCGAGGTTTTCTTAGAGGGAGTTGCTGACGATGGTCGTCTGAAGATTTACCAGCAAGTTGTCGCATGGAGGTTTGATCTATCCTATGCGCTGCCCGAAATTTTGGTGTTCTCCAAGAACAAGAAATGGATGACACTCCAGAAGCCTAGGAAGAGTTTCGTAAGTACCATTAGGACAATCCTAATCACAATTCATTGGATGCATTTCCTGAAAAAGAACACAGAGACACCAGCAAAATCTGTATGGAACCACTTGCAAAACGTCTTCAGGTTGCTCCTCTCCAAGTCACTCTGTTGTACTCTTTGTTGcgagaattttaatattttctctgTTAGTTCATTGTTAAAGGGCGtgcatttttcttttcatatcacttaatttttttttttgtcatgcaGCTTATATGAGTTTGAGCCCTCTGAGCATGACCTTTTGCATCACAAGCTGTTAATTGGTGAAGCTATGAAAAGGGATAAAGACTTAGCCAAGTCTAAGGTTTGTGATACTATGGACTTTTTTATGCGTTTCATGTCATGACAATAATCTCTTATTGGGTTTGGGTACATAATAACATTACCAAAGTGATTATACTGTAGCTAACCTGTTAAAATCCATATATGCATGTGACATTCATGTGGATGGGGTATCTAATATGCACCTCTTGAGTCATCAATCTGAGGATGTAGCTTAAGATATGCTAGTTCTCGGACTCAAATCTTCGGTGTTGGCCAAAAAGAAAGAAGTCATTAATTTGGAGTTAAAAAATCTTGTCAATGATATGGTGCAGTTTTTTCCTGTCTgatgtttccttttctttttcttttatttgatatttgtcTCTAATAGTTATAACTTTTGGAACACACATGTTAATGTTTGTCTTGTTCATCATGACCTAATTATCTTTTTTGTGTCAAAAGTTTAGAAGTTTCACTTTGTTAGAACATATGGATCTTGGAAACATATTTAGTTTTAGTTTTGTGAAACCTATTTTAGCTGAGTGAAGGGATCTGTCTTTACTGGTAAGTTTGCCTTCTGTAGAAGTGTTGTTCAATGTGCAATACCATTACTCAACCAAGAGAAACAAGCTTTAGGATTCAGTGCAACTAGGACAGATAAAGCTTGTTTGCTTACTTCTTGCACTTTCTTGTTAGATAGTTCCCTTTTGTGAGGTTTAGCGGGAACTACTACGCATATAACCTCCTAATGTTTGCTCCCTTCCTAAATGAAACTTGCATACCAAGCTTTTGAAGTAGAACTTCTTAGCTATtctcaaatcttttttttttccctttaaatcaATTTAGCTAGTTACTTCTAACATGATTGTActgttaaataaacttaaatgaaagttaagagtcatgtaagtgaaaggtcaagagttgaaaggtcaagagttatattgtttttaatgggtttaaattagtagttttttgtttaggaaaatgaaaggtcaagagtcattggtttatggttattattagattttaatattttcaattttttgttgttttaaatggtaaactatagcctataaatagtttgtaagccTTTGATTTTATATGAGAGAACAATTTTATATTGAGAACATTTTTCCACAATTTGGTATCTGAGCTATGGAGAGTGTGACTAGTAATGTGCCATTGCCTCGACTAACAAAGGTGAACTATGAGAATTGGAGCATCCAAATGAAAGCTCTTCTCGGGTCTCAAGATGGTTGGGAGGTGGTCCAAGAAGGTTTCGTAGAACCGACAACTACTGCGGGATATACGGCGGCTCAAAACAAGGCGTTGAAAGAAATGCGGTCGAAAGATAAGGCGGCATTGTACATGTTATTTCGAGCCGTTGATGAGTCGGGCTTTGAGAAGATTGCAAGTGCGACAACTTCAAAAGAAGCGTGGGACATTTTAGCAAAGGTGTACAAAGGAGCCGACCGAGTTAAACAAGTCCGACTTCAAACTCTTCGTGGCGAGCTGGAAGGCATGAAGATGAAGGAATCAGAAGGTGTCTCTGACTACATCACGCGTGTTCAAACCGTGGTGAACCAACTCAACCGAAACGGAGAAGCGTTAACTGATGCACGAGTTGTGGAGAAGATTTTGAGATCGTTAACTGACAGTTTCGAAAATGCCGTATGTGCCATAGAAGAGTCAAAAGATCTAGCAACGCTTACAGTCGATGAACTCGCCGGTTCTCTCGAGGCACATGAACAacgtaagaagaagaagaaagaggagaCACTCGAGCAAGCACTTCAAACCAAGGCATCAATCAAAGACTAAAAGGTTCTCTATTCTCAAAGCTttcgaggtagaggccgtggtCGTGGAGATCGAGGAAATGGTCGTGGTGGAAAAGGTCGTGGTCAAGAAGGGAATTATGAAGAGAAGGAGCATTCAAACCAACAAAATTGGCGGGGAAGAAGGCGTGGTCGTGGAAGAGGCGGATGGTCGAATTATTCCAATGTCGAGTGCTACAAGTGTGGCAAATATGGTCACTATGCGAAGGATTGTAACTCTGATAAGTGTTACAATTGTGGTAAGGCGGGACACTTCGCGAAAGAATGTCGCTTCTCGAAAAAGGTGGAAGAGACAACCAACCTAACCACGGAAAATGAGGAGGCAAAAGAAGGTTTTCTCTTGATGGCACACAACGAAGTCAACACCAATAACAACATGGTGTGGTACCTTGACACGGGTGCAAGCAACCATATGTGTGGGCTCAAGCACCTATTCAAAGAGATGCAAAAGGTTGAAACGGGACATGTGTCATTTGGAGATGCGTCGAAGGTTGAGGTAAAAGGCCAAGGTACCATTTGTTATTTACAAAATGATGGGTTAATTGGGTCAATCCATGATGTGTATTACGTACCAGACCTCAAgagcaacattttgagtatggggcaactcatggaaaaaggttattcggtACTTATGAAAGATCGGGTGTTACACTTGAAAGATAAGGAAGGGTGTTTGGTCGCTCGAGTTGAAATGGAGAGAAATCGCATGTTCAGGTTGAATCTgagaagtgttcgaggaaaatgttTGCGAGTTGATGTTGAAGACAAGGCGTTGCTATGGCATCTCCGTTTTGGCCATCTACATTATGGTGGTCTAAACGAGTTGGCAAAGAAGAATTTGGTGCATGGGCTACCAGACATAGACTATGagggaaaattttgtgaagaatgtGTGCTCAGTAAGCATGCGAGAACTTCGTTTCAAAATAAGGCAGAATATCAGGCTAAGCAACTTCTCGAATTGATTCATACCGACATATGTGGACCAATCACCCCTGAATCTTTTAGCGGTAAAaggtattttgtttcttttatcgatgatttctcacgaaaaacttgggtttattttcttaaagaaaaatcCGAGGCATTGGAGGTGTTCAAAAAGTTCAAAGTGATGGTGGAAAAAACAACTGGTAGACACATCAAATCTGTACGATCTGATAGAGGTGGCGAGTATACTTCGACGGCTTTCATGGAGTATTGTGAGAAGCAAGGCATAAGACGATTCCTAACCGCACCGTACTCTCCCCAACAAAATGGTGTGGCCGAGAGGAAGAATCGGACTATTCTCGACATGGTTCGATCAATGCTCAAGAGCAAGAAGATGCCGAAGGAATTTTGGGCGGAAGCCGTGCAATGTGCCATCTATGTGCAAAATCGATGTCCACATGCGAAGTTGGATGATCAAACACCACAAGAAGCTTGGAGCGGACAAAAACCATCAATTTCTCATCTTAAAGTATTCGGTAGTGAGGCCTATGCACATGTGCCGGATCAGCGAAGAACGAAGCTCGAAGACAAAagcaaaatgtttatttttattgggtaTGATGAGAAAACAAAAGGATACAAGCTACTCGACCCGATAAGTAAGAAGGTTGTGGTAAGTCGTGATGTACGATTCAATGAAGCAAGCGAGTGGGATTGGAATAACTCAACGGAGGTTATCACCAAAGATGGAGGATCATCAATCGCTACACCAACAATCATACCGACAAATCCTGAAACTACCGATGATGAAGATGAACCGCAACAACCAAAAATGCGAAGTTTGCAAGATTTGTATGATTCAACAAATGAGGTACATATTGTATGTCTTTTGGCAGATTCCGAGATTATAAGTTTTGAAGAGGCTGCACGGGACAAGAAGTGGCAAACTGCTATGGATGAGGAGATTAAAGCAATTGACCGCAACAACACATGGGAGTTAACAGAATTGCCGAAAGGAAGTCAACCCATTGGTGTGAAGTGGGTGttcaaaagaaagatgaatgctCAAGGCGAGTTAGAACGGTACAAGGCGCGACTTGGTGCAAAGGGATATAAGCAAAAGGAGGGGATCGATTATGATGAGGTATTTGCTCCTGTTGTAAGAATGGAGACAATCCGGCTGCTCATTGCACAAGCGGCACAATTTAAATGGCCAATatttcaaatggatgtcaagtcggCATTCTTGAATGGTGTGCTCGAAGAAGAAGTCTACATCGAACAACCACCCGGGTACATGAAAAATGGAGAGGAGAAAAAGGTGCTGAAATTAAAGAAGGCACTTTACGGGTTGAAGCAAGCACCGCGGGCATGGAATACTCGTATCGATACATACTTCAAGGAGAATGGGTTCAAACAATGTCCTTATGAACATGCCCTCTACGTGAAGAAAAATGGAGGTAATATGTTATTTGTTGCTCTTTATGTCGATGACCTCATTTTTATAGGGAACAATGGTAAGATGATACTGGATTTTAAGAGCAAAATGACACAAGAATTCgagatgacagatttgggtttaatgaaatttttcctTGGTTTGGAGGTTCGACAAGAAAGGACAGGTATTTTTGTGTCACAGGAGGCATATGCaaaggaaattttgaagaagtacAAGATGACACATTGCAACTCGGTATCAACACCAATGGAACCAGGTGTAAAACTCTCGAAATTCGATGGAGGAGAACGAGTCGACGCAAGTAAATACCGAAGTTTGGTGGGAAGCCTTCACTATCTCACTTGCACAAGGCCTGACATTTCGCTAAGTGTTGGCATTGTAAGTCGGTTCATGGAGGAGCCGGTTTATTCTCATTGGAAGGCGTTGAAGCGAATCCTACGGTACATTCAAGGAACGGTGTCACacgggttattttattcaaatatggaAGATTACAAGTTGATTGGGTATTCCGACAGTGATTGGTGCGGAGACTTAGA is part of the Gossypium hirsutum isolate 1008001.06 chromosome D11, Gossypium_hirsutum_v2.1, whole genome shotgun sequence genome and encodes:
- the LOC121223796 gene encoding uncharacterized protein, with translation MESVTSNVPLPRLTKVNYENWSIQMKALLGSQDGWEVVQEGFVEPTTTAGYTAAQNKALKEMRSKDKAALYMLFRAVDESGFEKIASATTSKEAWDILAKVYKGADRVKQVRLQTLRGELEGMKMKESEGVSDYITRVQTVVNQLNRNGEALTDARVVEKILRSLTDSFENAVCAIEESKDLATLTVDELAGSLEAHEQRKKKKKEETLEQALQTKASIKD